The Halobacteriovorax sp. DA5 genome includes the window AAAAGAACAACAACATCAAGCTTATCAGCAGCTTCTTTTATTCCAGTATCATTAATATAACTCATGCCAATATGATCTACAGTTTGCTTACAGCCATGAAAAGCTACATGCAGGTCACACTTTCTGTCACCTTTACAACGCGAAGGAATATAGAGATATGCCTTGTCTTGTAATAGTGGCGTGAATGCTCCAACATCAAAAGCTGTAAAATGCTTGGCCTGATCAACTTCAACTGTTTTTCCTTTGAAAGTAAAACGTCTTTGCTTCTTTTCAGGATAGAGCGCACTAAGCGACTTCAAAGCACCATTGTAATTACAATTTCCAATATATGGAACTTCTGAAAGCTCACACTCAACTCCTTTATTTTCAGTAGGATAAGTATGGCCAGCTGCTAATGTACCCTCGTACTCGAGATTTTTAACACCAAAGAAAGCATACAAGTCTCTAAGTTCTTCACTTACGCTAGAAACGACTGTTTTATCGTTTTGCCCAGAAAAAATATAAACCTTATCATCTTTTAAATTTGTCGTAGGATCAATAAGGCCCATCATGGCCAATCCACTGGCAAATACATACGACTGATATGCACTGCCCCAGGCACCATTTCCCTTCATACATGTATTTGTCGCCAAGGCCACAGAGCCCTTTGCGCAGTAATAAGGGCCTGCTGCAAATATAGCTGCACCTTCTACTAGGTTGCTATTGGCAATGTGAAACTGATGAGCAAAGAAGCCTCCTGAGGAGATCCCTGATACAGTAATTTTCTCACTCAGGTTAAGAGCGAATACATTTGAAACTAAGATTATATAAATAGCTAAGATTATTTTCATTTTTGCTTTATAGAACAAAATCTATCGAATTTAAATGAGCGTGAAATAAGTAAAGGGGGGCCTCCTCACAAAGCCCCCAATTATGCTAGAACAATCAGCAAACCCCTAAGAATTCTTGATTATTCGACAACAATAAAGTTGAATTCACATACGTATTTTCCGCCACCGAACATACCTTTTTTGTAGAAATCAACATCTCCAAAAACATATCCGATAGTTGTATTGATGATTCTGTTTCTCATTTTCATACACTCAGTATATGACTTATCGTAGTTATTAGTGATTTTCTGTTTAATTTGCTTCTTAGATAGTACTTGCTCGTAACTATCAAGAGTTGTTCTGATTTCACAAATGTGATGGCTACCACTTTTTCTAGTGATAAATTCAAATTCAATACCTTCAACTTTGATATCTTTGATTTCATCATACTCAACTTCTGCGTCAAGACATGCTTTCTTGGCCTGCTCCTCTGTGTCATAACGATCTATTTCGATGCTTGATGATTGAAGCTTTGCAAAAGATGATAAAGAAAATACTGCACATAAAATTAAAAGTAGG containing:
- a CDS encoding PHB depolymerase family esterase; this encodes MKIILAIYIILVSNVFALNLSEKITVSGISSGGFFAHQFHIANSNLVEGAAIFAAGPYYCAKGSVALATNTCMKGNGAWGSAYQSYVFASGLAMMGLIDPTTNLKDDKVYIFSGQNDKTVVSSVSEELRDLYAFFGVKNLEYEGTLAAGHTYPTENKGVECELSEVPYIGNCNYNGALKSLSALYPEKKQRRFTFKGKTVEVDQAKHFTAFDVGAFTPLLQDKAYLYIPSRCKGDRKCDLHVAFHGCKQTVDHIGMSYINDTGIKEAADKLDVVVLFPQAKKSVIPGRNPHGCWDWWGHSGANYHLKDGQQMRIIKAVVLDILQKP